The following are encoded together in the Buteo buteo chromosome 24, bButBut1.hap1.1, whole genome shotgun sequence genome:
- the ECSCR gene encoding endothelial cell-specific chemotaxis regulator isoform X2 produces the protein MLAPSVHPLLWLFGCVLFRGTTTSTDSSVPAVTGQSQSTTHSPDVKNHTSEPSVKSTPTTHLNLSSVGQTTTAKSSSITTTPLALTVQDEKSSGSRSTAASPPQGQEPKRSENTTASAIQGTSKPVTPTPKPSDYLPVPTPTDDKSPLTVAAFDKQKPGTSMVSESCSAGTSQKDNSITLISMKNINMNNSMSYPLSEKVL, from the exons gTACTACAACCTCCACAGACTCTTCTGTCCCTGCTGTAACAG GTCAATCCCAATCAACAACACACAGCCCTGACGTAAAGAACCATACCTCAG AGCCTTCAGTAAAATCAACACCAACAACCCACTTGAATCTCTCCTCTGTGGGTCAAACTACTACAGCCAAATCCTCTTCCATCACTACAACACCACTAGCATTGACTGTGCAAG ATGAAAAGTCCAGTGgaagcagaagcacagcagcTTCACCACCTCAAG gTCAAGAACCCAAGAGAAGTGAGAATACCACAGCATCAGCAATTCAAg GCACCTCAAAGCCAGTCACCCCAACACCGAAGCCCTCTGACTACTTGCCTGTGCCCACTCCGACAGATGATAAATCACCACTGACGGTGGCAGCTTTTG ACAAACAGAAACCAGGGACCTCCATGGTATCAGAGAG CTGCTCAGCAGGCACAAGCCAGAAGGACAACAGCATCACTCTGATCTCCATGAAGAACATCAACATGAACAACAGCATGAGTTACCCGCTGTCAGAAAAG GTGCTATGA
- the ECSCR gene encoding endothelial cell-specific chemotaxis regulator isoform X1, protein MLAPSVHPLLWLFGCVLFRGTTTSTDSSVPAVTGQSQSTTHSPDVKNHTSEPSVKSTPTTHLNLSSVGQTTTAKSSSITTTPLALTVQDEKSSGSRSTAASPPQGQEPKRSENTTASAIQGTSKPVTPTPKPSDYLPVPTPTDDKSPLTVAAFGVISFIVILIVVVIILVSAVSLRFKCNHSKDSEDKQKPGTSMVSESCSAGTSQKDNSITLISMKNINMNNSMSYPLSEKVL, encoded by the exons gTACTACAACCTCCACAGACTCTTCTGTCCCTGCTGTAACAG GTCAATCCCAATCAACAACACACAGCCCTGACGTAAAGAACCATACCTCAG AGCCTTCAGTAAAATCAACACCAACAACCCACTTGAATCTCTCCTCTGTGGGTCAAACTACTACAGCCAAATCCTCTTCCATCACTACAACACCACTAGCATTGACTGTGCAAG ATGAAAAGTCCAGTGgaagcagaagcacagcagcTTCACCACCTCAAG gTCAAGAACCCAAGAGAAGTGAGAATACCACAGCATCAGCAATTCAAg GCACCTCAAAGCCAGTCACCCCAACACCGAAGCCCTCTGACTACTTGCCTGTGCCCACTCCGACAGATGATAAATCACCACTGACGGTGGCAGCTTTTG GTGTCATCAGCTTCATAGTTATCCTGATAGTGGTTGTGATCATTCTGGTCAGCGCGGTCAGCCTGAGATTCAAGTGTAACCACTCAAAGGACTCAGAAG ACAAACAGAAACCAGGGACCTCCATGGTATCAGAGAG CTGCTCAGCAGGCACAAGCCAGAAGGACAACAGCATCACTCTGATCTCCATGAAGAACATCAACATGAACAACAGCATGAGTTACCCGCTGTCAGAAAAG GTGCTATGA